A stretch of Gallus gallus isolate bGalGal1 chromosome 2, bGalGal1.mat.broiler.GRCg7b, whole genome shotgun sequence DNA encodes these proteins:
- the SCIN gene encoding adseverin isoform 2 (isoform 2 is encoded by transcript variant 2), translated as MADIANRKSAKLYMVSDASGSMKLSVVAEENPFSMAMLLSEECFILDNGAARKIFVWKGKDANPQERKAAMKNAETFVQQMNYPANTQIQVLPEGGETPIFKQFFKDWKDKDQSDGFGKVYVTERVAKIEQIEFDATKLHESPQMAAQHNMIDDGSGKVQIWRVESSGRVPVEPETYGQFYGGDCYIILYTYPKGQIIYTWQGACATKDELTASAFLTVQLDRSLNDQAVQIRVSQGKEPPHLLSLFKNKPLTVYKNGTSKKEGQKPAPPTRLFQIRRNLMSVTRIAEVDVDAMSLNSNDAFVLKLPNNTGYTWVGKGVNKEEEQGAQYIASVLKCQTAKINEGQEPEEFWKALGGKKKYQTSSQLLTKAEDHPPRLFGCSNKTGRFIIEEVPGEFTQDDLAEDDVMLLDAWEQVFVWIGKEANETERQESVKSAKRYIETDPSGRDKGTPIVIVKQGHEPPTFTGWFLAWDSNKWKN; from the exons ATGGCTGATATTGCAAATCGGAAGAGTGCTAAACTCTATATG GTGTCAGATGCAAGTGGATCCATGAAGTTGTCAGTGGTAGCAGAGGAAAACCCTTTCTCTATGGCTATGCTTTTGTCAGAGGAATGCTTCATCCTGGACAATGGTGCTGCAAGGAAGATCTTTGTGTGGAAAG GCAAAGATGCTAACCCACAGGAAAGAAAGGCTGCCATGAAGAATGCTGAAACATTCGTACAGCAGATGAATTATCCTGCCAACACACAG attcAAGTGCTTCCAGAAGGAGGTGAAACGCCaattttcaaacaatttttcAAAGACTGGAAGGATAAAGATCAAAGCGATGGCTTCGGCAAAGTATATGTCACAGAGAGAGTGGCTAAAATTGAGCAGATTGAATTTGATGCTACCAAGTTACATGAGTCTCCACAAATGGCTGCACAGCATAACATGATAGATGATGGCTCAGGGAAAGTACAG ATCTGGCGTGTGGAAAGCAGTGGCAGAGTTCCTGTGGAACCCGAAACGTATGGACAGTTCTATGGTGGTGACTGTTACATCATCCTATACACATATCCTAAAGGGCAGATCATCTACACATG GCAAGGAGCCTGTGCTACAAAAGATGAACTGACTGCATCTGCATTTCTGACTGTTCAGCTCGACCGGTCATTGAATGATCAGGCTGTGCAG ATTCGAGTCAGTCAAGGCAAAGAACCTCCCCATTTACTGAGCCTGTTCAAAAATAAACCACTTACTGTCTACAAGAATGGAACATCCAAGAAGGAAGGTCAGAAACCTGCTCCACCCACACGGCTCTTCCAAATACGCAGGAACCTAATGTCCGTTACCAGGATTGCTGAG GTTGATGTTGATGCAATGTCACTGAATTCCAATGATGCCTTTGTTCTGAAACTTCCAAACAACACTGGTTACACCTGGGTGGGAAAAGGAGTAAACAAAGAAGAGGAACAAGGAGCTCAATACATTGCCAGTGTTCTTAAGTGCCAGACTGCTAAGATTAATGAAGGCCAGGAACCAG AGGAATTCTGGAAAGCACttggaggtaaaaaaaaatatcagactTCATCTCAGCTTTTGACAAAGGCTGAAGATCATCCTCCTCGCCTGTTTGGTTGTTCTAATAAGACCGGCAGATTTATT ATTGAGGAGGTCCCAGGAGAATTCACTCAGGATGATTTGGCTGAAGATGATGTCATGTTACTAGATGCTTGGGAGCAG GTTTTTGTCTGGATTGGGAAAGAAGCTAATGAAACTGAACGACAGGAATCCGTTAAATCTG CCAAACGCTATATTGAAACAGACCCTTCTGGCAGAGATAAGGGGACCCCCATCGTTATAGTGAAGCAGGGGCATGAGCCCCCAACCTTCACGGGCTGGTTCCTGGCTTGGGATTCcaacaaatggaaaaactga